A region of Rhodoferax potami DNA encodes the following proteins:
- the aceA gene encoding isocitrate lyase, which yields MPQSIKEQLSREQQIAALEKDWATNPRWKGVKRGYSAADVVRLRGSVQPEYTLAQRGAEKLWEKVNGGAKKGYVNAFGAISAGQAMQQAKAGLEAVYLSGWQVAADGNTSETMYPDQSLYAYDSVPTMVRRINNTFKRADEIQWGRGINPGDKEFIDFFLPIVADAEAGFGGVLNAFELMKNMIASGAAGVHFEDQLAAVKKCGHMGGKVLVPTREAIEKLIAARFAADTMGVPTIILARTDAEAANLITSDYDENDKPFITGERTQEGFYRVKNGLEQSISRGVAYAPYADLVWCETGVPDIGFAREFAQAVHAACPGKLLSYNCSPSFNWKKNLSDSQIASFQEDLSALGYKYQFITLAGIHINWFNTFQFAHAYAQGEGMKHYTEMVQEPEFAAREKGYTFVSHQQEVGVGYFDDVTTVIQGGSSSVKALTGSTEEEQFH from the coding sequence ATGCCGCAATCCATCAAAGAACAATTGAGCCGCGAACAGCAAATCGCAGCCCTGGAAAAAGACTGGGCGACCAATCCCCGCTGGAAGGGCGTCAAGCGCGGTTACTCCGCTGCAGACGTGGTTCGCTTGCGTGGCAGCGTGCAGCCTGAATACACCTTGGCTCAGCGTGGTGCCGAAAAATTGTGGGAAAAAGTCAACGGTGGCGCCAAGAAGGGCTACGTGAATGCTTTTGGCGCCATCTCTGCAGGCCAGGCCATGCAGCAAGCCAAGGCTGGCTTGGAAGCCGTGTACCTGTCTGGTTGGCAAGTGGCTGCTGACGGCAACACATCCGAGACGATGTACCCCGACCAGTCCTTGTACGCCTACGATTCGGTGCCGACCATGGTGCGTCGCATCAACAACACTTTCAAGCGCGCTGACGAAATCCAATGGGGTCGCGGTATCAACCCCGGCGACAAAGAGTTCATCGATTTCTTCTTGCCAATCGTGGCGGATGCTGAAGCAGGCTTCGGCGGCGTGTTGAACGCTTTTGAGCTGATGAAGAACATGATTGCATCGGGTGCTGCCGGTGTGCACTTCGAAGATCAATTGGCAGCTGTGAAGAAGTGCGGTCACATGGGTGGCAAGGTTCTGGTGCCTACCCGCGAAGCGATCGAGAAGCTGATCGCAGCGCGTTTTGCAGCAGACACCATGGGCGTGCCTACCATCATTCTCGCTCGTACGGACGCTGAAGCAGCCAACCTGATCACCAGCGACTATGATGAAAACGACAAGCCGTTCATTACCGGTGAGCGCACGCAAGAAGGCTTCTACCGTGTCAAAAACGGCTTGGAACAGTCCATCAGCCGTGGCGTTGCATACGCACCGTATGCTGATCTCGTGTGGTGCGAAACCGGCGTGCCAGACATCGGCTTTGCACGTGAATTTGCCCAAGCGGTTCACGCGGCATGCCCTGGTAAGTTGCTGTCTTACAACTGCTCGCCTTCTTTCAACTGGAAGAAGAACCTCAGCGACAGCCAGATCGCGTCCTTCCAGGAAGACCTGTCTGCACTGGGTTACAAGTACCAGTTCATCACCTTGGCCGGCATTCACATCAACTGGTTCAACACCTTCCAGTTCGCCCACGCTTACGCCCAGGGCGAAGGCATGAAGCACTACACCGAAATGGTGCAAGAGCCTGAATTCGCCGCACGTGAAAAGGGTTACACCTTCGTGTCCCACCAGCAAGAAGTGGGTGTTGGCTACTTTGACGACGTCACCACCGTGATCCAGGGCGGTTCCTCCTCCGTGAAGGCGCTGACTGGTTCCACTGAAGAAGAGCAGTTCCACTAA
- the glnT gene encoding type III glutamate--ammonia ligase: MHDYPALIGALHAQGIHSLLAQFTDIHGVAKGKLVPVANLKEWVEVGAGFAGPSIWGTGLPRFGPRSEYYGRIIPETIRPLPFMPGVAHAVCDGYADGVPLETCSRQLLLKAVERLRSRGWTMWVGIEPEFFLLNKRNGRWVIADDGDQLSKPSYDLKSIHRNAAYLDDMRQTLVSLGFELQQIDHEDATGQYEVNYRFDDALAAADRFMLFKIAAHAVAERHGMVFSGMPKPLAHAPGSGLHFHVSITNAQGEAVFSSEQDTLGLSPLGHQFAAGLLAHADALSAICAPTVNSYKRLASSASASGTTWSPVWKSYGNNNRTCLVRTVAGRLEWRLPDPSCNVYAAIAATLLAGLDGIDKALVPPEPCDVDLYAKAASGAALPPALPRTLIDALDCLANDTFLAEALGHGFVEQFLAVKRQEWSEFHQAVSDWELNRYADAY; encoded by the coding sequence ATGCATGATTACCCGGCGCTGATTGGGGCCTTGCACGCACAAGGCATCCATTCGCTACTAGCTCAGTTCACAGATATCCACGGGGTCGCCAAAGGCAAGTTGGTTCCTGTGGCGAACTTGAAGGAGTGGGTGGAGGTCGGAGCTGGCTTCGCCGGGCCCAGTATCTGGGGTACTGGTTTGCCTCGTTTTGGACCGCGTAGCGAATACTATGGGCGCATCATTCCAGAAACCATACGCCCTTTGCCTTTCATGCCCGGAGTGGCGCACGCGGTCTGTGATGGCTACGCCGATGGCGTTCCGCTGGAAACGTGCTCACGACAGTTGCTCCTGAAAGCCGTTGAGCGGCTGCGCTCGCGCGGTTGGACCATGTGGGTTGGCATAGAGCCTGAGTTCTTTTTGTTGAATAAGCGAAATGGCCGTTGGGTGATTGCCGATGACGGTGACCAGTTGTCCAAGCCGTCTTACGACCTGAAGTCGATACACCGCAACGCGGCCTATTTGGATGACATGCGCCAGACTTTGGTGAGTTTGGGTTTTGAACTCCAGCAAATCGATCATGAAGATGCGACGGGGCAATACGAGGTGAACTACCGATTTGACGACGCGCTTGCCGCCGCAGATCGATTCATGCTGTTCAAGATCGCGGCCCATGCGGTGGCCGAGAGGCATGGAATGGTGTTTAGCGGCATGCCCAAGCCACTGGCCCATGCACCCGGTAGTGGATTGCATTTTCATGTGAGCATTACCAATGCCCAGGGGGAGGCGGTGTTCAGTAGTGAGCAGGACACTTTGGGGCTGAGCCCTTTGGGGCACCAGTTTGCAGCTGGTTTGCTGGCGCATGCGGATGCGCTTTCCGCGATTTGCGCACCGACTGTTAACAGTTACAAGCGGTTGGCGAGTAGTGCCAGTGCATCCGGGACGACTTGGTCGCCTGTTTGGAAGTCCTATGGCAACAACAACCGGACCTGTCTGGTGCGGACAGTGGCGGGGCGCCTGGAGTGGCGGCTCCCTGACCCGTCTTGCAATGTGTATGCAGCGATAGCTGCCACTCTATTGGCAGGTCTAGACGGTATCGACAAGGCTTTAGTCCCTCCGGAGCCTTGCGATGTGGATCTTTATGCGAAGGCGGCCAGCGGTGCCGCTTTACCGCCAGCTCTTCCGCGGACCTTGATTGATGCACTTGACTGCTTGGCGAATGACACCTTTTTGGCTGAGGCATTGGGCCATGGCTTCGTCGAGCAGTTTCTTGCCGTCAAGCGGCAGGAGTGGAGCGAGTTTCATCAAGCTGTCAGTGATTGGGAATTAAATCGCTACGCTGATGCGTATTAA
- a CDS encoding ABC transporter permease, with product MKAWIEKHFGKAWLALVYLFLYMPLLFMVVFSFNSTRQDANFTGFSLRWYEALTRDTKIVEGFWLSIQVALVTGVLSAVLGTFAAFVLVRYRRFLGRTAFSGMVNAPLVMPEVVIGLSLLLLMVGAQNVFGWPERGMFTIILGHTLLGMAYGMVVIQSRLLEVNRSLEEAAMDLGARPHEVFFLVTLPNIAQGILAAFLLSFTLSFDDVVISEFLSGPGVNTLPQVIFGYARRGINPTIYAAATLLIVTVTTVIVGYSIWVARQTRKREREIAAASRAVTGVLQSPTA from the coding sequence ATGAAAGCCTGGATAGAAAAGCATTTCGGCAAAGCCTGGTTGGCTTTGGTGTATCTGTTCCTCTACATGCCGCTGTTGTTTATGGTGGTGTTCTCGTTTAACAGCACCCGTCAGGATGCCAACTTCACGGGATTCTCCCTTCGCTGGTACGAAGCCCTGACGCGGGATACCAAAATTGTCGAAGGGTTTTGGTTATCCATACAAGTGGCACTGGTCACAGGCGTGCTGTCTGCTGTGTTGGGCACTTTTGCCGCATTTGTACTGGTGCGTTACCGCCGTTTTCTCGGCCGTACCGCCTTCTCTGGCATGGTCAATGCACCTTTGGTGATGCCTGAGGTGGTGATTGGTTTGTCACTCTTGTTGTTGATGGTCGGCGCCCAAAATGTGTTCGGTTGGCCCGAACGCGGCATGTTCACCATTATTTTGGGCCACACTCTGTTGGGAATGGCCTATGGCATGGTGGTGATTCAGTCCCGCCTGCTGGAAGTGAACCGTTCGTTGGAAGAGGCCGCCATGGACTTGGGTGCACGACCTCATGAGGTGTTCTTTCTAGTCACACTCCCCAACATCGCCCAAGGCATTTTGGCGGCGTTTTTGCTGAGCTTTACTTTGTCGTTTGACGATGTGGTGATCTCAGAGTTTCTGTCGGGTCCGGGGGTGAATACCTTGCCTCAGGTCATATTCGGCTATGCCCGCCGCGGTATCAATCCGACGATCTATGCAGCCGCTACTTTGCTGATCGTTACGGTGACCACTGTGATTGTGGGCTACAGCATCTGGGTGGCACGCCAGACGCGTAAACGTGAGCGTGAGATTGCTGCAGCCTCAAGGGCTGTGACAGGTGTACTGCAGTCGCCCACCGCTTAA
- a CDS encoding ABC transporter permease, whose product MSTNPLPSPGRRFVIGVPFSWLLIFFLLPFLILVYISFVDMGNDINPFKPIWDSGTGLLKLKYENYWSIFRTGEGGALFQTLYIEAYLRSIWYALCTAVLCLLIGYPFAYFIARAKPSVRPALLMMVMLPFWTSFLLRVYAWKGILADQGVINQLLMAVGLTSEPIQMLYTNVSMLVGMTYVYLPFMILPLYANLVKMDFRLLEAAYDLGTSPFKAFWLVTVPLSKAGIVAGFMLVFIPSVGEFVIPSLLGGPENIMIGRVVWDEMFTSNNWPRASALAVVMIGLIVVPLALYYRYTGEAAEPKH is encoded by the coding sequence ATGTCCACGAACCCTTTGCCTTCCCCCGGACGCCGATTTGTGATCGGTGTGCCATTCAGTTGGTTGCTGATTTTCTTTTTGTTGCCTTTTCTGATTCTGGTCTACATCAGTTTTGTAGACATGGGCAATGACATCAACCCGTTCAAGCCGATTTGGGATTCGGGAACGGGTCTGTTGAAGTTGAAGTACGAGAATTACTGGTCCATCTTCCGAACCGGAGAGGGTGGGGCGCTTTTCCAGACGCTCTACATTGAGGCCTATCTGCGCTCCATTTGGTATGCGCTTTGCACGGCGGTACTGTGTCTGTTGATTGGCTACCCGTTTGCGTATTTCATCGCCCGTGCCAAGCCGAGTGTGCGGCCCGCGCTGTTGATGATGGTGATGTTGCCGTTTTGGACTTCCTTTCTGCTGCGGGTCTATGCATGGAAAGGGATTTTGGCGGATCAGGGGGTCATCAACCAACTGCTGATGGCGGTGGGGCTGACGTCGGAGCCGATTCAGATGCTCTATACCAATGTGTCGATGTTGGTCGGCATGACCTATGTCTACCTGCCCTTCATGATCTTGCCGCTTTACGCCAACTTGGTGAAGATGGATTTCCGTCTTCTGGAGGCGGCCTACGACTTGGGAACATCGCCGTTCAAAGCCTTTTGGTTGGTGACGGTGCCATTGTCCAAAGCGGGCATCGTGGCCGGCTTCATGTTGGTTTTCATCCCTTCGGTCGGTGAATTTGTGATTCCCTCGCTCTTAGGTGGGCCAGAGAACATCATGATTGGCCGGGTGGTCTGGGATGAGATGTTCACCAGCAACAACTGGCCCCGGGCCAGCGCCTTAGCCGTTGTGATGATTGGCCTGATTGTGGTGCCTTTGGCCCTGTACTACCGCTACACCGGCGAAGCCGCTGAGCCCAAGCATTAA
- a CDS encoding ABC transporter ATP-binding protein, whose amino-acid sequence MAVQPDKVGYLVTEKLVKRFDEAVAVDEVSLSIAQGEIFALLGSSGCGKSTLLRMLAGFESPTSGRILLGGQDVAKLAPYDRPINMMFQSYALFPHLDIWENVAFGLKREGLPKDEIKQRVGEMLDLVQLGAYAKRKPHQLSGGQQQRVALARSLAKRPKLLLLDEPLGALDKKLREQTQFELVNIIEKVGVTCVMVTHDQEEAMTMASRIAVMSKGRVLQVGTPEEVYEHPANRFVAGFIGNVNVFEGRLSVDEVDRCAAVTGIGEIQVGHGVSGTLNMPVGIAVRPEKIEISKTRPAVNVNVFTGKVKEIAYFGSYNTFIVIATDGTRVKITEANTSRQDLSDITWEDDVFFWWGDRSGIVLRD is encoded by the coding sequence ATGGCAGTGCAACCCGACAAAGTGGGATATCTTGTCACCGAGAAACTGGTAAAGCGCTTTGACGAAGCTGTTGCTGTCGACGAAGTCTCGCTATCCATCGCCCAAGGTGAAATCTTCGCCCTTTTGGGGAGCTCGGGCTGTGGTAAGTCGACCTTGCTGCGCATGTTGGCTGGTTTTGAGTCGCCGACCTCAGGGCGCATCTTGCTTGGTGGGCAGGACGTGGCCAAGTTGGCACCCTATGACCGCCCGATCAACATGATGTTCCAGAGCTATGCGCTGTTTCCCCACCTGGATATCTGGGAGAACGTCGCTTTCGGTTTGAAGCGGGAGGGCCTGCCCAAAGACGAAATTAAGCAGCGTGTAGGCGAGATGCTGGATTTGGTTCAGCTGGGCGCCTATGCCAAGCGTAAGCCCCACCAACTGTCAGGCGGGCAGCAGCAGCGGGTGGCGTTGGCGCGCAGTTTGGCCAAGCGCCCCAAATTGTTGTTGTTGGATGAGCCCTTGGGCGCGCTCGACAAAAAACTGCGCGAGCAAACCCAATTCGAGTTGGTCAACATCATCGAAAAGGTGGGCGTTACGTGTGTCATGGTGACCCATGACCAGGAGGAAGCCATGACCATGGCAAGTCGTATTGCGGTGATGAGCAAAGGCCGTGTCTTGCAAGTGGGGACCCCTGAAGAAGTCTATGAACATCCGGCCAACCGTTTTGTGGCCGGTTTTATTGGCAATGTGAATGTGTTTGAAGGTCGCCTCAGCGTAGACGAAGTCGACCGCTGTGCCGCAGTCACCGGTATCGGCGAGATACAAGTCGGCCATGGTGTGAGCGGCACGCTCAACATGCCGGTGGGCATCGCTGTGCGGCCTGAAAAAATCGAAATCAGCAAGACGCGCCCGGCGGTCAATGTGAACGTGTTCACCGGGAAGGTGAAAGAGATCGCTTATTTCGGCTCGTACAACACCTTCATCGTGATCGCAACGGACGGAACCCGGGTGAAGATCACCGAGGCCAACACCTCGCGCCAAGACCTGAGCGATATCACCTGGGAGGACGATGTGTTTTTCTGGTGGGGTGATCGTTCCGGCATCGTGTTGCGGGATTGA
- a CDS encoding extracellular solute-binding protein, with product MNKYLCTFALSALVLAACGKKEEAPAAAATPAPVASAPAEPVNTEEKVLNIYNWPDYIPEGMIAAFEKETGIKVNYDTFETNEALHAKLVAGNTGYDLVVPGTVFAKPQIEGGLLQPLDKSKIKNLANLDPALMATMTKADPDNKHLVPWAWSFTTVGINKTKVEKALGGMPMPENAWDLVFNPKYTAKLKSCGIAYLDSPTEILPVALHYIGKDAYSNSADDYKEAGAMLAKVRKDVRLFSSTMIDDLAGGKACASIGWAGDINIAAVRAKENGSKDVIEAMLPSTGALIFIDAMGLTKDAKHPNNAHAFIDFYLRAESGASMTNEMNYNTGNKASVEKINPEMTANKSIFVDAEYFSKMIPPSSFTNEARESMANAYNAFKKGK from the coding sequence ATGAATAAGTACCTTTGCACGTTTGCGCTCTCTGCGCTGGTTTTGGCCGCATGCGGCAAAAAAGAGGAAGCACCCGCGGCTGCGGCAACACCCGCGCCTGTGGCGAGTGCCCCGGCTGAGCCGGTGAACACCGAAGAAAAGGTACTGAATATTTACAACTGGCCGGACTATATTCCTGAGGGAATGATTGCCGCCTTTGAGAAAGAAACCGGTATCAAGGTTAACTACGACACCTTTGAGACCAACGAAGCGCTGCATGCAAAACTGGTGGCAGGCAACACAGGATACGACTTGGTGGTGCCAGGCACCGTTTTCGCCAAGCCACAAATTGAAGGCGGCTTGCTGCAGCCCCTGGATAAATCAAAAATCAAAAACTTGGCCAATCTGGATCCGGCCCTGATGGCCACCATGACCAAGGCAGATCCGGATAACAAGCACCTCGTGCCGTGGGCTTGGAGCTTTACCACCGTGGGTATCAACAAGACCAAAGTCGAGAAAGCCTTGGGCGGCATGCCCATGCCCGAAAACGCGTGGGATCTGGTATTCAACCCCAAATACACCGCCAAGCTGAAGTCTTGCGGTATTGCCTACCTCGATTCGCCCACTGAAATTCTGCCGGTAGCCTTGCATTACATTGGTAAAGACGCGTATTCCAACAGCGCTGATGACTACAAAGAAGCAGGCGCCATGTTGGCGAAAGTCCGTAAAGACGTGCGTTTGTTCAGCTCCACCATGATTGACGATCTCGCAGGCGGTAAGGCTTGTGCATCCATCGGCTGGGCTGGCGATATCAACATTGCGGCAGTCCGTGCCAAGGAGAACGGCTCCAAAGACGTAATCGAAGCGATGTTGCCCAGCACAGGTGCTCTGATTTTCATTGATGCGATGGGGCTGACCAAGGATGCCAAGCACCCTAACAATGCCCACGCTTTCATTGACTTCTACCTCCGCGCTGAGAGCGGTGCATCCATGACCAATGAGATGAACTACAACACCGGTAACAAGGCTTCGGTGGAAAAAATCAATCCAGAGATGACTGCTAACAAGAGCATTTTTGTGGATGCCGAGTACTTTTCCAAAATGATCCCACCAAGCAGCTTCACCAATGAAGCGCGTGAATCGATGGCGAACGCCTACAACGCGTTCAAAAAAGGTAAGTAA
- a CDS encoding aspartate aminotransferase family protein — protein MNASIDTAHIQALDSAHFLHPFTDFKDLQGRGARVISHADGIYVWDSEGHRILDGMSGLWCVNAGYGRRELADAAHQQMMTLPYYNSFFQTTNVPAVQLAAKLASLAPDVGDRSFQHVFYSSSGSESNDSNVRMVRRYWDLLGQPQRKVIISRLNAYHGSTMAGASLGGMSGMHAQGDLPIPNITHIGQPYFFENGLPGESAEEFGVRAAGWLEEKILSVGPDKVAAFIAEPVQGAGGVIIPPDSYWPEIQRIVDKYGILLISDEVICAFGRLGHWFGYEKFGYKPDLVTFAKAITSGYIPLGGVMVGNRVAKVLIEQGGEFNHGYTYSGHPVACAVGLANVALMEREQLPQRVHGDIGAYFAQRFAELNEHPLVTAAETCGFVAGMVLIKDKRAGTRFAEQDAVGMVCRAHCFGSGLVMRAVGDRMIIAPPLTMSRADIDEMMRLIYLALDLTHAELRAKGLA, from the coding sequence ATGAACGCATCCATCGATACCGCACATATTCAGGCGCTCGACAGCGCGCACTTTTTGCATCCGTTTACCGACTTTAAAGACCTGCAGGGCCGCGGTGCCCGGGTCATCAGTCATGCGGATGGCATCTACGTCTGGGACTCTGAAGGTCACCGCATCCTGGACGGCATGAGTGGTTTGTGGTGCGTGAATGCCGGATACGGGCGCCGCGAGCTGGCAGATGCAGCCCATCAACAAATGATGACGCTGCCCTACTACAACAGCTTTTTCCAGACGACCAATGTGCCTGCCGTGCAACTGGCCGCCAAATTGGCATCCTTGGCACCAGATGTGGGCGACCGCAGTTTTCAGCATGTCTTTTACTCGTCAAGCGGCAGTGAAAGCAATGATTCGAATGTGCGCATGGTACGTCGCTATTGGGATTTGTTGGGGCAGCCCCAGCGCAAGGTCATCATCAGCCGCCTGAATGCTTACCACGGCAGCACGATGGCGGGCGCCTCTTTGGGGGGCATGAGTGGCATGCACGCGCAGGGTGACTTGCCGATTCCCAACATCACCCACATCGGGCAGCCTTATTTCTTCGAGAACGGCTTGCCCGGCGAGTCGGCCGAGGAGTTCGGGGTGCGGGCAGCGGGGTGGCTGGAGGAAAAAATTCTGTCCGTGGGTCCCGACAAGGTCGCGGCATTCATTGCAGAGCCTGTGCAGGGCGCGGGCGGTGTGATTATTCCGCCGGACAGCTATTGGCCCGAGATCCAGCGGATTGTGGACAAATACGGCATCTTGCTGATCAGTGACGAAGTGATTTGTGCCTTCGGCCGTTTGGGGCACTGGTTCGGGTACGAGAAATTCGGCTACAAGCCCGACTTGGTGACTTTCGCCAAAGCCATCACCAGCGGGTATATCCCCCTGGGCGGCGTGATGGTAGGCAACCGTGTCGCCAAGGTCCTGATTGAACAAGGTGGTGAGTTCAACCATGGCTACACCTACAGCGGCCACCCCGTGGCTTGCGCTGTCGGGCTGGCCAATGTCGCCCTGATGGAGCGTGAGCAGCTCCCTCAAAGGGTGCATGGTGACATTGGGGCTTACTTTGCGCAGCGTTTTGCAGAGCTGAATGAGCACCCCTTGGTCACTGCTGCCGAAACCTGTGGATTCGTAGCTGGCATGGTGCTGATCAAAGACAAGCGCGCAGGTACCCGGTTTGCTGAGCAAGATGCGGTGGGTATGGTGTGCCGGGCCCACTGCTTCGGCAGTGGCTTGGTGATGCGCGCAGTCGGTGACCGGATGATCATTGCCCCGCCGCTGACCATGTCCCGCGCTGACATTGATGAAATGATGCGCTTGATTTATTTGGCATTGGACCTTACCCATGCGGAGCTGAGGGCCAAAGGGCTGGCATAG